In Treponema denticola, one genomic interval encodes:
- a CDS encoding PilZ domain-containing protein — protein MYIIIICAVLFLSLIAFSFTFPGRKALDFLRFFVEGKDKGFLFSNLFLLWRTANYVRLEDKTRLFWSVAALDECIRFIARQVENPMDSAISEKMQVLLNKLYDYRTKIELEEVQKKRSLESTHEIYVGQICIIFVAGETTVYAKIMANTKDYLVFALFDASAQRAEKINWQGKAVRVYFWKQNDAGYIFTSESVKAKKIGDHTEIYIKHSKKIVRTQKRKSVRASCDLQGLMFPLHAGDPYNSNYETEGGVKTNIKDLSETGAMFYVRGKAAKGIRMKLQFQLKNVEIVMCGKIVRFIYDQPLNKSRVHFKCEFLDQKMKNTILSYIYNIATGDNNGFINHLLDDTASKDDKEKNGKDSALEESAAQVPFGLYDFAEGEGSI, from the coding sequence ATGTATATTATAATTATTTGTGCAGTTTTGTTTCTTTCACTGATAGCGTTCTCCTTTACTTTCCCGGGCAGAAAGGCCTTGGATTTTTTGAGGTTTTTTGTTGAAGGTAAGGATAAGGGCTTTTTATTTTCTAATCTTTTTTTATTGTGGCGTACTGCGAACTATGTAAGGCTTGAAGATAAAACGCGTCTTTTTTGGTCGGTAGCAGCCTTGGATGAATGTATCCGTTTTATCGCCCGTCAAGTTGAAAATCCTATGGATTCCGCTATCTCTGAAAAAATGCAGGTTTTGCTTAATAAACTTTATGATTATCGCACAAAAATAGAATTGGAAGAAGTTCAAAAAAAACGAAGTTTAGAGTCCACTCATGAAATTTATGTCGGACAGATTTGTATTATATTTGTTGCCGGTGAAACAACTGTATATGCTAAAATTATGGCTAACACAAAAGATTACTTGGTTTTTGCTCTTTTTGATGCTTCTGCACAGCGTGCAGAGAAGATAAATTGGCAGGGAAAGGCTGTAAGAGTTTACTTTTGGAAACAAAATGACGCAGGATATATTTTTACTTCGGAATCCGTTAAAGCTAAAAAAATCGGAGACCATACGGAAATCTATATTAAACACTCAAAAAAAATAGTCCGTACCCAAAAACGAAAATCCGTAAGAGCCTCCTGTGATCTTCAAGGTTTAATGTTTCCTCTTCATGCAGGAGATCCTTATAATTCCAATTATGAAACTGAAGGAGGGGTAAAAACTAATATAAAGGACTTATCTGAAACCGGAGCAATGTTCTATGTGCGCGGAAAAGCTGCAAAAGGTATAAGAATGAAACTTCAGTTTCAGCTTAAGAATGTTGAGATTGTCATGTGCGGAAAAATAGTACGCTTTATTTATGATCAGCCCCTTAATAAATCTCGGGTACATTTTAAATGTGAATTCTTAGATCAAAAAATGAAAAATACCATACTTTCATATATATATAATATTGCTACCGGCGATAATAATGGGTTTATAAATCATCTTTTAGACGATACAGCTTCAAAGGATGATAAAGAAAAAAACGGCAAAGACTCTGCTTTAGAGGAGAGTGCAGCTCAAGTTCCATTTGGATTATATGATTTTGCAGAAGGTGAAGGTTCTATATGA
- a CDS encoding penicillin-binding protein: MEEVDSFISKPRFWFFISLVILFTGFLILQFAKYMIMKEPVVITPKVSTERGTIYDRNKKILAVQTTIYNLYADKTLMKNPAEAAKVLAPVLMQNESDLIEKIQDSKSNFLYLKKRMSESEKDLVKTIIDENKLSGLRFESVFNRTYPENTLASTVVGFLGDDGRGKTGIEYSLQNILSPPPETKGYTGKGYDVYLSIDGNIQYMLEKIISKTMEETKAESAVFLAVDAKTGEILAYVNSPSASLANFIESTPEQRFDRPANYVYEPGSVFKIFSMAAFLELGTTKDGDIYDCNALFEFNRPNVKPITCLKSHGKVSPRDIIRLSCNDATAQIADITEKNAFYNKLRLFGFGEKTGITLPGETAGIFSSPQNWSIRTKHTIAMGQEIGVSALQLVEAATAFTNGGTTLKLSLISKIADKNENIVYLHKPTSINKVISEKNADLLLSYMRTGSIEGIAWRASINGVPIAVKTGTAQMANEKGGGYSKTDFISSCIGIFPADDPKIILYTAVIKPVGQIYGSVIAAPAISEASNEIIDYLGLARENAPTVEHTGRISITDSKSIVLKDKMPDLTGVPKKLLLELLLQKDFSVKITGNGYVVSQTPPPGTPLKKGMKIELNLE; the protein is encoded by the coding sequence ATGGAAGAAGTAGATAGTTTTATTTCAAAGCCCCGGTTTTGGTTTTTTATAAGTCTTGTAATATTGTTCACAGGTTTTCTTATACTCCAATTTGCAAAGTATATGATAATGAAAGAACCTGTAGTTATTACGCCTAAGGTTTCGACCGAAAGGGGGACTATATATGACAGAAATAAAAAAATCCTTGCAGTTCAGACAACTATCTATAATCTTTATGCCGATAAAACCCTTATGAAAAATCCTGCCGAGGCGGCGAAGGTCTTGGCCCCTGTTTTAATGCAAAACGAATCAGACCTCATAGAAAAAATTCAAGATTCCAAATCCAATTTTTTATATTTAAAAAAAAGAATGAGCGAAAGTGAAAAGGATTTGGTTAAAACAATTATAGATGAAAATAAATTAAGCGGTCTTAGGTTTGAATCTGTATTTAACCGAACCTATCCTGAAAATACCTTAGCCTCTACAGTCGTAGGTTTTTTAGGAGATGACGGCAGGGGAAAAACAGGTATTGAATACTCTCTTCAAAATATTCTCTCTCCTCCTCCTGAAACAAAGGGCTATACGGGCAAGGGCTACGATGTTTATTTGAGCATAGACGGAAACATTCAATACATGCTTGAAAAAATTATATCTAAAACGATGGAAGAAACAAAGGCGGAGTCGGCTGTTTTTCTTGCAGTTGATGCAAAGACGGGAGAAATCCTTGCCTATGTAAATTCCCCATCTGCTTCCCTTGCAAATTTTATCGAAAGCACTCCTGAACAGCGTTTTGACCGTCCTGCAAACTATGTTTATGAGCCGGGGTCGGTTTTTAAGATATTTTCTATGGCTGCCTTTTTGGAATTGGGTACTACTAAGGACGGGGATATCTATGACTGCAATGCTCTTTTTGAATTTAACAGACCCAATGTAAAACCCATCACCTGTTTAAAGTCTCATGGAAAGGTAAGCCCCCGCGATATAATCCGCCTTTCCTGTAATGATGCAACTGCCCAGATTGCCGATATTACCGAAAAAAATGCTTTTTATAACAAACTTCGGCTTTTCGGTTTCGGCGAAAAAACAGGTATTACCCTGCCCGGAGAAACGGCCGGAATCTTTTCCTCTCCTCAAAATTGGTCGATTCGTACAAAGCACACAATCGCTATGGGGCAGGAAATAGGAGTTTCCGCATTACAGCTGGTGGAGGCAGCAACAGCTTTTACTAACGGAGGAACAACTTTAAAGCTCTCCCTTATTTCAAAAATAGCGGATAAAAATGAAAACATTGTATATCTTCATAAGCCTACAAGCATAAACAAGGTAATTTCTGAAAAAAATGCCGATCTGCTTTTAAGCTATATGCGAACAGGCTCCATAGAGGGTATAGCTTGGAGGGCATCTATCAACGGTGTTCCTATTGCCGTTAAAACCGGAACAGCTCAGATGGCAAACGAGAAGGGCGGAGGCTACAGTAAAACCGATTTTATTTCAAGCTGTATAGGAATTTTCCCGGCAGATGACCCAAAGATTATTTTGTATACGGCAGTTATAAAACCTGTCGGACAAATATACGGCTCCGTAATTGCCGCTCCTGCAATCTCTGAGGCCTCCAACGAGATTATCGATTATTTGGGCTTAGCCCGTGAAAACGCTCCTACAGTGGAGCATACGGGAAGAATATCTATAACCGATAGTAAATCAATAGTTCTAAAAGATAAGATGCCGGACTTAACGGGAGTTCCAAAAAAACTTTTACTTGAGCTTCTTTTACAAAAAGACTTTTCGGTAAAAATTACAGGTAACGGATATGTCGTCTCTCAAACTCCTCCGCCCGGCACACCTCTTAAAAAAGGAATGAAAATTGAGCTCAATCTCGAATAA
- a CDS encoding TldD/PmbA family protein — MKQMMSKFLTDSKPVLKKLIEELSKEFEYVSILGSDSKGKSYSVRKTAVSVGDSFSTERGFVLRVYNGLGYSEYSFDVIDAENIKKEIRRIAKTDIEFLKSKNLERIKYPVVEEEALTKSFYAEVKESFDSMNDEQKIKRLESVMKKGFDYCPEMIDFQVRYEEVSVCKIFLSQKKDLEQAYAYAISYLIPYLKKGEAVKYSYQAFSGNCGMEILHKVEDNIKKSIDATKELLDAERIKPGVYDIICKQNVTGLIAHEAFGHGVEMDMFVKNRAKAKEFIGKKVASEITDMHDGAAAAEQVSSYLFDDEGVLAQDTQIIEKGILKRGICDTLSALSLGIKPTGNGKRESFERKAYTRMTNTFFSTKKSSLDEMIRSVDFGYLLDGYFSGMEDPKNWGIQCAVEKGYEIKDGKLTGKIVGPIFLTGYVPELLSSISMISGDEDFELGGSGFCGKGYKEYVRTSAGGGYIKARGRLG, encoded by the coding sequence ATGAAGCAAATGATGAGTAAGTTTTTAACGGACAGTAAACCTGTCTTAAAAAAACTGATAGAAGAGCTTTCTAAAGAATTTGAATATGTTTCGATTTTGGGGAGTGACTCAAAGGGAAAATCTTATTCGGTACGCAAAACGGCTGTTTCGGTTGGGGATTCTTTTTCGACCGAAAGAGGTTTTGTCTTGCGGGTTTATAATGGTCTGGGATATTCGGAGTATTCTTTCGATGTAATTGATGCCGAAAATATCAAAAAAGAAATCAGGCGTATTGCAAAAACCGATATTGAGTTTTTAAAATCGAAAAACCTTGAAAGAATTAAGTATCCCGTAGTTGAGGAAGAGGCTTTAACAAAAAGCTTTTATGCCGAAGTAAAAGAAAGTTTTGATTCGATGAATGACGAGCAAAAAATAAAAAGGCTTGAATCCGTAATGAAAAAGGGATTTGACTATTGCCCCGAAATGATAGATTTTCAGGTCAGGTATGAAGAGGTTTCCGTTTGCAAAATTTTCCTTTCGCAAAAAAAAGATTTGGAACAGGCCTATGCTTATGCAATTTCTTATCTTATTCCTTATTTAAAAAAGGGCGAGGCTGTAAAGTACAGCTACCAAGCTTTTTCGGGAAACTGCGGCATGGAAATTTTACACAAAGTTGAAGACAATATCAAAAAAAGCATTGATGCAACAAAGGAGCTTTTGGATGCCGAAAGGATTAAGCCGGGAGTTTACGATATTATCTGTAAGCAAAATGTTACGGGCCTTATAGCCCATGAAGCCTTCGGGCACGGGGTCGAGATGGATATGTTCGTTAAAAACCGCGCAAAGGCTAAGGAGTTTATCGGCAAGAAGGTCGCTTCCGAAATTACCGATATGCACGACGGGGCTGCCGCTGCGGAGCAGGTTTCTTCCTATCTTTTTGATGATGAAGGAGTCTTGGCTCAAGATACGCAGATTATCGAAAAAGGAATTTTAAAGCGTGGAATCTGCGACACCCTTTCGGCCTTGAGCTTAGGTATAAAACCAACAGGGAACGGAAAGAGGGAATCCTTTGAACGCAAGGCCTACACCCGAATGACCAACACCTTTTTCAGTACAAAAAAATCTTCCCTCGATGAGATGATAAGGTCCGTAGATTTTGGCTATCTTTTGGACGGCTATTTTAGCGGCATGGAAGACCCTAAAAACTGGGGCATTCAATGTGCGGTCGAAAAGGGATACGAAATAAAGGACGGAAAACTTACAGGCAAAATAGTCGGCCCGATTTTTTTGACCGGCTATGTTCCCGAACTTCTTTCCTCGATTTCTATGATTTCAGGCGATGAAGACTTTGAGCTAGGCGGTTCCGGTTTTTGCGGAAAAGGTTATAAAGAATATGTAAGAACCTCTGCAGGAGGCGGATATATTAAGGCACGGGGGAGACTTGGATAA
- a CDS encoding motility associated factor glycosyltransferase family protein — translation MSSISNKESAGNREILYKNLFYNAELFTRRFPELSAALGLDSEIGIKQFAERISKSYYLEETKLKGKDKKIFTACINGKYIHSKYNPISEAEKNISLDFFEDKKAKSSCVFYGLGLGYTQELYAKKYPKSSLIIIEPDLFVFFLFLQSRPLDDFFMHENLILLLGLYPKDVLDFFESKSFFALPIFKIHSLIDVSASWFSEFEALKKRRNEKTNLNKNTLKKFGKLWLKNFLKNKTQVENLPGILHLKNLFYSYPCMIIAAGPGLDDTINLVKENEDKFIIIAADTAVRACHRHGLKPDFILLMDAQYWNYLHLADLDISDSILITESSVYPAVFRLKTKAKFLCTSMFPLAQYIENLIGEKGKLVTGGSVATACWDFARILGCPEIIFAGLDLAFSDFQTHFKGSRFEEDVNAFSNRFFPSETASHLSLYSASPQLKEGYEGKVLSDKRMEMYAWWFESKIAEFPDIKTYKLLPRGLKIPNMPALSKEGFLLKADNSSYSAKIKKEKLNALCFLKNTNRFKENKRSLDSAMKELKADMETTENISKEAMNICETILSLLKSKKHIEEDFFKDSIKKLNLIDEKIKTDKTNAIIGFDLLLREDSGKESGPNAKQPISVYEENLLLYKKIYEVCSALTGFNF, via the coding sequence TTGAGCTCAATCTCGAATAAAGAAAGCGCCGGCAATCGTGAAATTTTGTACAAGAACCTTTTTTATAATGCGGAACTTTTTACTCGCCGGTTCCCGGAGCTCTCTGCTGCCTTAGGGCTTGACTCCGAAATCGGTATTAAACAATTTGCCGAAAGAATTTCTAAAAGCTATTATCTTGAAGAAACAAAGTTAAAAGGAAAAGATAAAAAGATTTTTACTGCATGCATAAACGGAAAATACATTCATTCAAAATATAATCCTATAAGCGAGGCCGAAAAAAATATCTCCCTTGATTTTTTTGAAGATAAAAAGGCTAAAAGCTCTTGTGTTTTTTACGGTCTTGGTTTGGGCTATACTCAAGAACTTTATGCAAAAAAATATCCTAAATCTTCGCTGATTATAATTGAGCCCGACCTCTTTGTTTTTTTTCTTTTTTTACAAAGCCGTCCTTTGGATGATTTTTTTATGCACGAAAATCTGATTCTTCTTTTAGGCCTTTATCCGAAAGATGTGTTGGATTTTTTTGAAAGCAAATCTTTTTTTGCGCTTCCGATTTTTAAAATTCATTCCTTGATTGATGTAAGTGCTTCTTGGTTTTCAGAGTTTGAAGCCTTAAAAAAACGGAGGAATGAAAAAACAAATTTAAACAAAAATACCTTAAAAAAATTCGGAAAACTTTGGCTTAAAAATTTTTTAAAAAACAAAACACAAGTAGAAAATCTTCCCGGCATCTTGCACCTAAAAAATCTTTTTTATTCTTATCCTTGCATGATAATCGCTGCCGGCCCCGGCTTGGATGACACGATAAATCTTGTAAAGGAAAATGAAGATAAGTTTATAATCATTGCGGCAGATACGGCTGTAAGGGCTTGTCATAGGCATGGCCTAAAACCCGACTTTATTCTTTTAATGGATGCTCAATATTGGAACTATCTTCATCTTGCAGATCTCGACATTTCGGATTCGATTCTTATTACCGAATCTTCCGTATATCCGGCCGTTTTCCGTCTTAAAACAAAAGCCAAGTTTTTATGCACCTCTATGTTTCCCCTTGCTCAATATATAGAAAATCTTATAGGCGAAAAGGGGAAACTTGTTACAGGCGGTTCCGTTGCAACAGCTTGCTGGGATTTTGCAAGAATTTTAGGCTGTCCTGAAATTATTTTTGCAGGCCTCGATTTAGCCTTTTCCGATTTTCAAACCCACTTTAAGGGGAGCCGCTTTGAAGAAGATGTAAATGCTTTTTCAAACAGGTTTTTTCCTTCGGAAACAGCTTCTCATCTGAGTCTTTATTCCGCCTCACCTCAATTAAAAGAAGGCTATGAGGGAAAGGTTTTAAGCGACAAGAGAATGGAGATGTATGCTTGGTGGTTTGAAAGTAAGATTGCAGAATTCCCCGATATTAAAACCTATAAGCTTTTACCGCGGGGCTTAAAAATTCCGAACATGCCTGCTTTAAGCAAGGAGGGATTTTTACTGAAGGCTGATAACTCTTCTTATTCAGCGAAGATAAAAAAGGAAAAACTTAATGCCCTATGTTTCCTTAAAAATACAAATAGATTTAAAGAAAATAAGCGAAGCCTTGACTCTGCAATGAAAGAACTAAAAGCCGATATGGAAACAACAGAAAATATTTCGAAAGAGGCCATGAATATTTGTGAAACTATTTTATCCCTTTTAAAAAGCAAAAAACATATCGAAGAAGATTTTTTTAAAGATAGTATAAAAAAACTGAACCTTATCGATGAAAAAATTAAAACCGATAAGACAAACGCAATAATCGGTTTTGATCTTTTGTTGAGAGAAGATAGCGGAAAGGAATCTGGGCCTAATGCTAAGCAGCCGATTTCCGTTTATGAAGAAAATCTTTTGCTCTATAAGAAAATATATGAAGTATGTTCAGCCCTTACAGGATTTAATTTCTAA
- a CDS encoding CPBP family glutamic-type intramembrane protease, with amino-acid sequence MHFDKKTIRILLEFIFIFSIFVLPPILNTGNFTLPSKPEGFFNILAFMGKIVFLASYEEILYRIYLPFRIKSFYGENSGFFKSCFLSSEVFPILCFAFAHRYMGSFNVLYAMAAGIIFRLLYIIIKKNIESKREKKTAFIAAALCIILIHSFHNGIVYFFIFRN; translated from the coding sequence ATGCATTTTGATAAGAAGACTATAAGAATTTTATTGGAATTTATCTTTATTTTTAGCATTTTTGTGCTTCCTCCAATCTTAAATACAGGCAATTTTACCCTCCCTTCTAAGCCGGAAGGATTTTTTAATATACTTGCCTTTATGGGAAAAATAGTTTTTTTGGCATCTTATGAAGAAATTCTATACCGCATATACCTACCCTTTAGGATAAAAAGCTTTTATGGAGAAAATTCCGGATTCTTTAAATCATGCTTTTTAAGCTCTGAAGTTTTTCCCATACTTTGTTTTGCCTTTGCTCACCGCTACATGGGTTCTTTTAATGTGCTTTATGCTATGGCAGCAGGCATTATTTTTAGACTTTTATATATTATAATCAAAAAAAATATTGAATCCAAACGGGAGAAAAAAACAGCTTTTATAGCGGCAGCTCTTTGTATAATATTGATACATTCGTTTCATAACGGAATTGTTTATTTTTTTATATTTAGAAATTAA
- a CDS encoding metallopeptidase TldD-related protein, producing MKDKIISILKNKKNIDGYRLVLTKIKSGEMFLVRDKMDMNRAKNVLHTSLTVYKDFEEAGKKYRGSADVSLSPTMDEEEINKKIEEAAFAAQFVKNEWYPLSRPSSEKPFSISSSFDTENLNEELVKIQKAIYKKRDTKAEINSTEIFIDNMEVQIVNSEGVDVRFKKYKGYIEVITDCSIGKEEVEIYGDNSFSTESEKLIDNMVSEQLKETEERALAEKAKHLKSVNVIITNTAAASFFDFYISQASASMVYTKSSAAKLGENFQGSGVKGDKVNIKLVPNMAGSPYSAPYDGDGLLLKEHELYKDGIVKTYHGSIKFAHYLNVEPTGNIINFEVGAGAKTEADLKKEPYVEILTFSDFFQDEVTGDFGGEFRLARYFDGKALHIINNGSISGNMFDAQKQFYFSKERVQHSNYFGPKSIMIPNMEVLGD from the coding sequence ATGAAAGATAAGATAATTTCTATTTTAAAGAATAAAAAAAATATAGACGGATACAGGCTTGTTCTTACAAAGATAAAATCGGGCGAGATGTTTTTGGTAAGGGATAAGATGGATATGAACCGTGCAAAAAATGTTCTTCATACCTCGCTCACGGTTTATAAAGATTTTGAAGAGGCCGGGAAAAAATACAGAGGTTCTGCCGATGTAAGTCTTTCGCCCACAATGGACGAAGAGGAAATAAACAAAAAAATTGAAGAGGCTGCTTTTGCCGCTCAATTTGTTAAAAACGAATGGTATCCTCTTAGCCGTCCTTCTTCCGAAAAGCCCTTTAGTATTTCTTCTTCATTCGATACCGAAAACTTAAATGAAGAATTGGTCAAGATTCAAAAGGCAATTTATAAAAAGCGGGATACGAAGGCCGAAATAAACTCTACCGAAATCTTTATCGACAACATGGAAGTCCAAATAGTAAACTCCGAAGGCGTGGATGTTCGGTTTAAAAAATACAAGGGCTATATCGAAGTTATAACGGATTGTTCTATCGGTAAAGAAGAAGTTGAAATTTACGGAGATAATTCTTTTTCGACTGAAAGTGAAAAGCTCATAGACAATATGGTTTCGGAGCAATTAAAGGAAACTGAAGAAAGGGCTCTCGCCGAAAAGGCCAAGCATCTTAAATCGGTCAATGTAATAATCACAAATACGGCAGCCGCTTCTTTTTTTGACTTTTATATTTCGCAAGCCTCCGCTTCGATGGTTTATACAAAGTCTTCCGCTGCTAAGTTGGGAGAAAACTTTCAAGGAAGCGGGGTAAAAGGAGACAAGGTTAACATCAAGCTCGTTCCCAATATGGCGGGCTCTCCTTATTCCGCTCCCTACGACGGGGACGGTCTTCTTTTAAAAGAGCACGAGCTTTATAAGGACGGCATTGTAAAAACTTACCACGGCTCTATAAAGTTTGCTCATTACTTAAATGTAGAACCCACGGGCAATATAATAAATTTTGAAGTCGGTGCAGGAGCTAAAACGGAAGCCGACCTAAAAAAAGAGCCCTATGTCGAAATATTAACATTTTCCGATTTTTTTCAGGATGAGGTAACCGGAGACTTCGGCGGCGAGTTTAGGCTTGCCCGCTATTTTGACGGAAAGGCTCTGCACATAATAAATAACGGCTCAATTTCGGGAAACATGTTTGATGCCCAAAAACAATTTTACTTTTCAAAGGAAAGGGTGCAACATTCAAATTATTTCGGCCCTAAAAGCATTATGATTCCGAATATGGAAGTCTTGGGAGATTAG
- a CDS encoding helicase HerA-like domain-containing protein has translation MEKGIFIGVGESRVELLPNRANRHGLIAGATGTGKTITLKVIAEAFSDMGVPVFLPDVKGDLCSFAEKGEANQKINERLGLLGLSEFEFKSYPIRLWSILKETGHPIRTTISEMGPLLLSKLLNLNEVQAGVLNIAFRVADEDGLLLLDIKDLKSILVYIGENSKDLKLKYGNISDSSIGAIQRALLILEGEGADNFFAEPALEIADFFKLTSDGRGYINILNSTSLYQRPNLYSTFLLWFLSELYENLPEAGDTEKPKIVFFFDEAHLLFNNLSSVLIEKIETMIRLIRSKGVAVFFVTQNPADLPESILSQLGNKFQHALRAFTPKDQKAIKLSAETFRSNPKFDTAKVLTELKTGEALVSLLQEDGSPSVSQRVLIAPPKSKIGTVGEVKLKAIVEESPLLYKYKDIIDRESAYEILTGRFEEKKLVAERELEEKRLTKEAAAKAKEEAALIRAENARIRAENARRRLEESQNKKQRSEAGRLGRVLVDSMTRTVGREITRGVFGSIKKMFK, from the coding sequence ATGGAAAAAGGAATTTTTATCGGCGTAGGAGAGAGCAGGGTAGAACTTCTGCCTAATCGTGCAAATAGGCACGGCCTCATTGCGGGGGCTACGGGAACGGGGAAGACTATTACCTTAAAGGTAATTGCAGAGGCTTTTAGCGACATGGGTGTTCCCGTTTTTTTGCCCGATGTAAAGGGAGACTTATGCAGTTTTGCCGAAAAGGGCGAGGCTAATCAAAAAATAAACGAAAGACTTGGCCTTTTGGGGCTTTCCGAATTCGAGTTTAAATCCTATCCTATACGCCTTTGGAGTATCTTAAAAGAAACCGGTCATCCCATCCGCACTACCATATCTGAGATGGGGCCCCTTCTTCTATCCAAACTTTTAAATTTAAACGAGGTTCAAGCAGGTGTTCTAAACATTGCCTTTAGAGTAGCAGATGAGGATGGATTACTTCTTTTGGACATAAAAGACCTAAAATCGATCTTGGTTTATATAGGCGAAAACAGCAAAGACTTAAAGCTTAAATACGGTAATATTTCCGATTCTTCAATAGGAGCAATTCAACGGGCTCTCCTCATTTTGGAAGGAGAGGGTGCCGATAATTTTTTTGCAGAGCCTGCCTTGGAAATTGCCGATTTTTTTAAGCTTACCTCGGACGGGAGGGGCTATATAAACATTTTAAATTCTACGAGCCTTTATCAACGGCCTAATCTTTACTCGACATTTTTGCTTTGGTTTTTGTCCGAGCTTTATGAAAACCTCCCTGAAGCCGGAGACACGGAAAAACCGAAAATCGTTTTCTTTTTTGATGAAGCTCATCTTCTTTTTAATAATTTATCTTCAGTCCTCATCGAAAAGATAGAGACCATGATCAGGCTTATCCGTTCAAAGGGTGTTGCAGTTTTCTTTGTTACGCAAAATCCTGCCGATTTGCCTGAAAGTATTTTAAGCCAGTTGGGAAATAAATTTCAACATGCTCTCAGGGCATTTACTCCCAAGGACCAAAAGGCCATAAAGCTTTCGGCCGAAACTTTCAGGTCTAATCCTAAATTCGATACGGCTAAGGTTCTTACAGAGCTTAAAACGGGTGAAGCCCTTGTTTCCCTCTTACAGGAAGACGGAAGTCCATCTGTAAGTCAAAGGGTTCTGATAGCTCCTCCTAAGAGTAAGATAGGAACCGTAGGAGAGGTAAAACTCAAAGCTATTGTTGAAGAGTCGCCCCTTCTTTATAAGTACAAGGATATAATCGACAGGGAATCCGCCTATGAAATTCTTACGGGCAGGTTTGAAGAAAAGAAGCTTGTTGCCGAAAGAGAACTTGAAGAAAAACGCCTTACTAAGGAGGCCGCTGCAAAGGCAAAAGAAGAGGCGGCCTTAATCAGGGCCGAGAATGCCCGAATACGGGCAGAAAATGCAAGGCGCCGTTTGGAAGAGAGTCAAAATAAAAAACAAAGAAGCGAAGCCGGGAGGCTGGGCCGTGTCTTGGTTGACAGCATGACCCGCACGGTAGGCAGAGAAATTACCCGCGGAGTTTTCGGCTCGATAAAAAAGATGTTTAAGTAG
- the lepB gene encoding signal peptidase I — translation MFKKTKRKLFYFFCFIFFFAFIKACVFDVKKVSGPSMEPSLKDGDCVFIFKFAYGIKHPLNNKYIFRWARPKSGDIIVYRKDGHFTVKRCLGISEEPIEFSKKLGYNYDYSMNVSGKDIPLTAVQFRNLGGMSDEEQVRVPAGYVLALGDNLKESHDSRDYGFVLVDGIYGKVFIWKK, via the coding sequence GTGTTTAAAAAAACTAAAAGAAAACTCTTTTATTTTTTTTGCTTTATATTTTTTTTTGCTTTTATCAAGGCTTGTGTCTTTGATGTAAAGAAGGTTTCAGGCCCTTCTATGGAGCCTTCTTTAAAGGACGGGGACTGTGTATTTATTTTTAAGTTTGCCTACGGTATAAAACATCCTTTAAATAATAAGTATATTTTCCGTTGGGCAAGGCCTAAAAGCGGCGATATAATCGTGTACCGAAAAGACGGGCATTTTACCGTAAAAAGATGTTTAGGTATTTCGGAAGAACCTATAGAATTTTCTAAAAAATTAGGGTACAATTACGATTATTCGATGAATGTTTCCGGAAAAGATATACCCTTGACGGCTGTACAATTCCGCAATTTAGGCGGTATGTCCGATGAAGAACAAGTGCGGGTTCCGGCGGGTTATGTTTTAGCCTTGGGAGATAATCTAAAAGAGTCTCATGATTCCCGCGATTACGGTTTTGTCCTCGTTGACGGTATTTACGGTAAGGTTTTTATATGGAAGAAGTAG